The Bacillus sp. A301a_S52 genome contains the following window.
CAATAGATTCAGAGACATGAGGTTTTAAGACACCAATATTTTGTTGATAAAATTCAAAGGGATTTTCTGATTCTCTACTACTACTTATTTCTTTTTCTTTATTACTACATTCTTTTACATTCTTATTATTGTTCCATCGCTGTTCCGTCACTGTTCCATCACTGTTCCGTTTCTGTTCCACTGACTCTTTTTTATAGTGTTCAAAAGACTGATATGTCGCATAGTTAACCACTGTGAAGAGTGTTCCATATTCTGTTCTTTTCATTGTTATTTGACCATCTTTTACTAATGATTTAAGTTTCCTTTGAATTGTGGTAAGAGGGTACTTTTTAAGCGAATTTCCTCGGCCTTCTCTGTAACTTAAATCATCCTGTAAATTTCTTAATGACCTTAGGAACTGCCCCCTTTGCAAATGCATTCCGGCATGTTCTATTCCATCATGCGAAAAGACCGCATTCCCGATAATGTAGAAAAAGATTCTAAACTTAACGGGGTCGTTCCATATGTCATTTTGAAAAATCTCTCTACTTATTTGGAATGCGCCTTTCATGAGATCGACCCCTTATAACGGTATTTCTTTCTCCCTCCCAACCCACCGATGCTTAATCACCAGTGAGTCAGGATGGACCTTTTTTATGTGCCAATATTCGACATTTAATCCCACCCAGTTAATCGCCTCTTTTTGTACTCTAGTTGGCTTTTTCATCGTGTCACCTTCTCGACAACGGCCGTCCTGCCGTCTATTTTTTGTAACTCATAACCACAGTAATTATGTTCCAAGTAAGCTGTTATCATGGTTTTATAAGTTTCCTTGGGATCGCTGCTGTTTTTTGCTACAAAGACGTAGTATTCCGGTATATGGATTGTTTGCCTCATGAGACATACACCAGCTTTCCGGTGAGCTCTTGGATCTCTTTTTTAAATCGTGTCTCATCGCTGTTGCTATCAGATAGATGCAGCAGATGTATTTCCTGCACCCTGCTCAAGTCGTTAGCTCTTAAAAACTCTTTCACGTTCTCAAGACTGAAATGAGAGCGTAAGAGTCTCTTTTTCATAGCTTTGTGGACTCTTCCAGAAGCAATATTCTTGTTGAGGATGTCTAGGCTGTAGTTACACTCAACAGCTATATGACTTAAAGCCTTAAACTTATATTTGCAGTAATATGAATCCGTTAAATATAGGAGCTTGTCACTTTGTTTGTTTGCTATTAAAAATCCAAATGTCTTTACATCATGTTCAGCATCGAATGGCATGATGTTTAAAGATCCGATTTTAAAGGCTCTTAAACTTTCAATTGTTTTAATTCTGTGATGATTAACCCCGATCTCTTCACATGTTTCCTGAGACATGTAGCAATCAACGCCTAACTTTACAATGTCTTTCACTGACTTAGAGTGATCTCCGTGAGAGTGACTTATAAGCACCCCAGACACCTCATGCACCTTGTAATTCAAAGCTTTTTTTATTGCTTTAATAGATATTCCTGCCTCTATAATTATTTTGGTGATTCCGTCTGAGAGTGTATATAAGTTACCTGCACTGCCGCTGGCAAAAGAATTAAAACGCATCATACTTTTGACCTCTTATTTTTTGCTTGTTCTTCAAACGGTATCCATGTGCAATTTGATGGCTCATAATTTCCGTATGGGTCAATCCTTTCAATCGTAAGGTTGCTTTTATATCCGTTGTTCATAGCCCATTTGTAAAAAGGTTCAAAGTCTTTCCATTCCTCACAAACTGAAACACCCAAGGCACCGTATGTTTTATAAGACTTCCTGTTCTTGTTATAACAACGCGCTTTCATTCCTGACCAAATCCTGTATAATCTAGTGCCTGTTAATCCGTGGGTTTTCCTAATTCGGTTTGACAGTTCTTTTAAGATGCAACCACAAGACTTTGTGTGTCCGCTCCTTAAATATTCAAGCCTTACTTCTCTTTCTTTTCCGCACTCACATACACATAAGACCATTCGGGTTTTGTATTTACCGTACTGTACTGGATCTATCTCTTTGATAACCGTTAAATGCGAATAATTTTGTCCAGGGGTTACTTTTATTTTGCGTTTAGCCATATACGCACCTCTTTTCTTAATTTAGAGAGAAGGAGAGGCTCCTCCTCAGAATGGATTTCCGTCGTCTGTCTTTTGCTCTTGTGATTGTTCAAAGAGATCGTATTCTTTCTGGTACTTGCTTTCCTGCTGAGGTTCTGACTGTGGTTCTGGCTTCGGATCTTCTTCCGCTTCACCCTTTACCTCATAATCAACATCGATATATTCTTGATTGGCGTTTTCCTCGATTTCTTTCGTGGTTTCTTGCTCTGGCGTTACGTCTTTTCTGCTGCTCTCGTACTCGTTTTCTGTTGAATTGTTGATCGCTTCTACAAGCAAGTCACTGTCATCACTTGTATTGATAAAGGCTTTAGCAGCTCGATTAATAACTGTTCGTTTGGCCATTTCCTGGGGGAATTTATTCTGAACATTTTTCGTTTTTGCTTGGCTCCAAGAAGCATCAATTTCTTTCCTAGTCATGACAGTTAAGATTTCTTTATCATCATTTGTTTTGACAACAGCATAAGCCCCTAAAATATCGTTATCTCGGTTGGTTAATTCCGTCTCATGCTTGATTAGCTTTTCGCGTCCTCCAACAATTTCGTAGTCAAAAACATCACCGTCAAAAATGACGTTTGCCCAAATATCCTTTACATTCGTAAGTCGCTTAAGAACCGCCTGAGTGCCAAAATAAGAGCGATTAAGCTGCAATTGATTTCCGTAAACAATGAAATAACATTGTGTTTTAGCAGGACTTAAACCTTGCACAGTCATGTCCAATAACGAATTAGCGATTGATCCCCTAGAGCAAGCCTCTAGTGCTGGTTTTCCGTTTTTATCTTTGACCTCCTGTAATTTAAAGAATGCGCTTTTTAAAGCATTGCTGGCGTTATAATTTGCTGGGAGCTTCAAACCATCATCTTGTAATCGTGTTAAACTTTTGTTCACATCATCCGTAATATCTTTTTGGATAATAGCTACTTCGTTTGACATTTAAACCGTCTCCTTTTTTTATAATTAATCACAGTAACTTCGGTTGCAGTGCGGGCAACCAGTCACTAACTGATTACTTGCTTTTTCTACCGTTATACCAGTGGTCATAGTTGAATTTTCTTCAGTAGCAGGTACTTTTCTTCCGTTTTCGATTCTCCAGTGATGCGGTTCGTAGATGTTCTTATTACAATTCCAACACCTACCTGACTGGGGAGGAAAATCCGGACTTCCTGTCCTCTCCTGATACTCAGATTGAGCATTTCTACTTTCAAGCACATTGTATTTAGACATTTAAACCGCCTCCTTTTGCGTTACTTGCTCGATTCTTAGCTTCTTGTCTGACTCAGATACAATTAAACTAATCAACTGTGCATCCATATCAGGCAGCTTGGTCACTGATTCAGCGTTGTCTATAAAGATTGGCGCTTGAAATCCGTAGTGTTCTGAAAGTGTCTGAATGATGTCCAGTCCAACGATAATGCGATGACCAGTGTTGAGACCTTTACCGTATGGCACGCCTTCATAAAGCGTCTCGCACGTCTCTTTTAAACCGTCATTGATCTGGTTTTCAAAGAGCTTAAACCGTGCATATTTAAACTTGCTGTTGATCTTGTCCTCTAAAAGTGAAACTTTTTGACGTGTAAACTCTTCTGTGAGATAGAGCTTCTCTTCCAGTTCTTCATACTTCTTTGCTAGATTACGCTCTTGTTCTGAGAGTTCTTTTATTCGTTCTTCTGATTGTTTGTGTTGCGTAATTTTTGTTAAGTCCTGTTCAATTTCTCGCTTGCTTGCTTTGATCTTTGATAGCTCATTTTGAGCCTGCTCAATCTTCTTGTTAACAGATGTTTTAAGCTCTTCGATGTCCGTTTTAACTTGCTCAATTTCTGCTTGTTTTGCTTTGTATGTCTCGTTCTCTTCGATGCTTGTTGTGCTATTTTTTAAAGTGGCTATCTCGCTTTGCAACTCTTGCAACTGAGATTCATAGTGATTTAATTGATCTTTTTTAACTGGAATACTCTCAGCTAGTTCTTTACTCTCTGCTTGTAACTTTTCGACCTGCTGTTTAAGGTCTAACCCTTTTGTTTTAATGCTTTCTAG
Protein-coding sequences here:
- a CDS encoding recombinase RecT, yielding MSNEVAIIQKDITDDVNKSLTRLQDDGLKLPANYNASNALKSAFFKLQEVKDKNGKPALEACSRGSIANSLLDMTVQGLSPAKTQCYFIVYGNQLQLNRSYFGTQAVLKRLTNVKDIWANVIFDGDVFDYEIVGGREKLIKHETELTNRDNDILGAYAVVKTNDDKEILTVMTRKEIDASWSQAKTKNVQNKFPQEMAKRTVINRAAKAFINTSDDSDLLVEAINNSTENEYESSRKDVTPEQETTKEIEENANQEYIDVDYEVKGEAEEDPKPEPQSEPQQESKYQKEYDLFEQSQEQKTDDGNPF
- a CDS encoding DnaD domain protein, which produces MKGAFQISREIFQNDIWNDPVKFRIFFYIIGNAVFSHDGIEHAGMHLQRGQFLRSLRNLQDDLSYREGRGNSLKKYPLTTIQRKLKSLVKDGQITMKRTEYGTLFTVVNYATYQSFEHYKKESVEQKRNSDGTVTEQRWNNNKNVKECSNKEKEISSSRESENPFEFYQQNIGVLKPHVSESIGLWCDDLSDEIVIAALKITVKNNANSFSYTESILREWANSGLKTVEDIRAYEMDKKDKKQKQNQKQNKPQSIPTWKQAQEVPKPKWMDDSQSHDFEDRELQAAKEEAAKVKALLEEKRKKRSG
- a CDS encoding MBL fold metallo-hydrolase codes for the protein MMRFNSFASGSAGNLYTLSDGITKIIIEAGISIKAIKKALNYKVHEVSGVLISHSHGDHSKSVKDIVKLGVDCYMSQETCEEIGVNHHRIKTIESLRAFKIGSLNIMPFDAEHDVKTFGFLIANKQSDKLLYLTDSYYCKYKFKALSHIAVECNYSLDILNKNIASGRVHKAMKKRLLRSHFSLENVKEFLRANDLSRVQEIHLLHLSDSNSDETRFKKEIQELTGKLVYVS